A region of the Candidatus Thermoplasmatota archaeon genome:
CCATCGGCTTGGCCATGCCGGCCGCGCGCGCCTCCTCCTCGGTCTTGCCGACAAGCTGCATCCACTTGCGGCCGAGCACCGGCGGCGCGTACCAGATCGCTCCCACGATCATGGCTGCCACGGTGGCAACGACAACACCCAAGTAATTGATCTCTACCGGCGGCGCCATGGTCCCTATCCTTCCCGAGGCCGCAAACCGCGGGGCGGAAGCTTCAACCTTGCGAAATCGTCTGATGCACGGAATTCCGGACTTTTTGGGCCCCCTCCGGTGCCGGAGGCTCCGGGCGAGGCTGCTATAACGGGAACCGCCGTTTGGGGGGCGATGCCCGAGCCGCCGCCTGCCCCCGGCTTCCGCACGCGAGCCATCCATGCCGGCCAGGAGCCCGACCCCCGCACCGGCGAGGTCGTTCCCGCCATCTCACCCTCCACGACCTTCGCGCAAGACGGCATCGGCCGGCCGCGCGGCTTCGAATACGCGCGCACGGGCAACCCCACGCGCGCCGCGCTCGAAGCGAACCTCGCCTCGCTCGAAGGCGGCGCGCGCGCGTTCGCGTTTGCAAGCGGCATGTCCGCCACGGACGCCGCCCTGCGCCTGCTGCTCAAGTCGGGCGACCACGTCGTGTGCGAGGAGAAC
Encoded here:
- a CDS encoding DUF1761 domain-containing protein translates to MDGSRAEAGGRRRLGHRPPNGGSRYSSLARSLRHRRGPKKSGIPCIRRFRKVEASAPRFAASGRIGTMAPPVEINYLGVVVATVAAMIVGAIWYAPPVLGRKWMQLVGKTEEEARAAGMAKPMAVAIFSSLVMAVVMSFIVDYAEATKFSEGALVGVLVWVGFVATTLVTNAVFEGRSNELAIINGAHYLVVIVLVGGILAFFTGTGFSMPR